Proteins encoded in a region of the Streptomyces sp. NBC_00258 genome:
- a CDS encoding YrdB family protein, protein MNVTLALANNDAMLAIRFLLELVSLLCLAVWSWRKVPSPWRWLLVVALPVAVGWAWGSFAVPDDPSRSGESDFHTPGPVRLLLELTVFFGAVAALHFAGLRRAARRLLVIMVGYQVLAYDRIGWLLSH, encoded by the coding sequence GTGAACGTCACGCTGGCGCTCGCCAACAACGACGCCATGCTCGCGATCCGCTTCCTGCTCGAGTTGGTCTCGCTGCTCTGCCTGGCCGTCTGGTCCTGGCGCAAGGTCCCCTCTCCGTGGCGCTGGCTGCTGGTCGTCGCACTGCCCGTGGCTGTGGGCTGGGCGTGGGGTTCCTTCGCCGTGCCGGATGACCCGTCCCGTTCTGGCGAGAGTGATTTCCACACCCCCGGACCAGTGCGCCTGCTCCTCGAACTCACTGTGTTCTTCGGCGCGGTGGCCGCGCTGCACTTCGCCGGCCTGCGCCGCGCGGCCCGCCGGCTCCTTGTGATCATGGTCGGCTACCAGGTCCTCGCCTACGACCGAATCGGCTGGCTGCTCAGCCACTGA
- a CDS encoding HAMP domain-containing sensor histidine kinase: MSRHAGREPRRLTRWWRRRSLRARLTVIAATAIAVSVFAAFQVASELLDWELRDTADNQLRADSRVLATNAERAGLAQVQLPPYPGSGRLVRVILPDGSVRTPAGQPALPPVSEQAGRVAQGASADLLESNGSDEEGYVIYTLRAGDGAVQVARVVDDSPINQFGFGMLLIGLLCVVGGALVGRTVARTGLAPIDRLTAAAVRVAHTRDLDADIPDEGGGEIRRLIQSINDMLAALRDSRRAQRLLAEDAAHELKTPLTSLRLNAELLIRLDRRGTLDSALPAESRTRLLNDLGAQVAELSTLAAELTDLARGDVSDENTEVLDLADVVVAAATRARSRVPDIEVALDVTSVWVSGRPAALERAVLNLIDNAGKWSPADQPVQVRLRAEGASAVLEVDDAGPGIDAADVPRVFDRFYRADSARALPGSGLGLSIVQRVVDAHGGRATVARSARGGALLRVGLPAAAPPAPIARLTAGEDTAAR, translated from the coding sequence GTGAGCAGGCACGCCGGCCGGGAACCGCGCCGGCTGACCCGATGGTGGCGCCGGCGGTCCCTGCGGGCCAGGCTGACGGTGATCGCGGCGACGGCCATCGCGGTCAGCGTGTTCGCGGCCTTCCAGGTGGCCAGCGAGCTACTGGACTGGGAGCTGCGGGACACCGCCGATAACCAGCTACGCGCCGACTCCCGCGTCCTGGCGACGAACGCGGAGCGCGCAGGTCTGGCGCAGGTCCAGCTACCGCCGTATCCGGGATCCGGGCGGCTGGTGCGGGTCATCCTGCCCGACGGCTCGGTCCGGACGCCGGCCGGCCAACCCGCGCTGCCCCCGGTCAGCGAGCAGGCCGGGCGTGTGGCGCAGGGCGCGTCGGCCGACCTGCTGGAGTCGAACGGCAGCGACGAGGAGGGCTACGTCATCTACACGCTGCGGGCGGGCGACGGCGCGGTCCAGGTGGCCCGCGTCGTCGACGACAGCCCGATCAACCAGTTCGGGTTCGGCATGCTGCTGATCGGGCTGCTCTGCGTGGTCGGCGGTGCCCTTGTCGGGCGGACCGTGGCGCGGACCGGGCTGGCACCGATCGACCGGCTGACCGCCGCCGCGGTACGTGTCGCGCACACCCGGGATCTCGACGCCGACATCCCGGACGAGGGCGGTGGGGAGATCCGGCGGCTGATCCAGTCGATCAACGACATGCTCGCCGCGCTCCGGGACTCCCGGCGGGCCCAGCGGCTGCTCGCCGAGGACGCCGCCCACGAGCTCAAGACCCCGCTCACCAGCCTGCGCCTCAACGCCGAGCTGCTGATCCGGCTCGATCGGCGCGGCACCCTGGACAGCGCACTGCCGGCGGAGAGCCGGACCCGGCTGCTCAACGATCTCGGCGCCCAGGTGGCCGAGTTGAGCACCCTTGCCGCCGAGCTGACCGACCTGGCGCGCGGTGACGTCAGCGACGAGAACACCGAGGTGCTCGACCTCGCCGACGTGGTGGTGGCCGCCGCGACCCGGGCGCGTTCCCGCGTGCCCGACATCGAGGTCGCGCTCGACGTGACCTCTGTGTGGGTGAGCGGGCGTCCCGCTGCGCTCGAGCGGGCGGTGCTCAACCTCATCGACAACGCCGGCAAGTGGTCCCCCGCGGACCAGCCGGTCCAGGTCCGGCTCCGTGCCGAGGGCGCGTCGGCGGTGCTCGAGGTCGACGACGCCGGGCCGGGCATCGACGCCGCCGACGTACCGCGGGTGTTCGACCGGTTCTACCGTGCCGACAGCGCGCGGGCGTTGCCGGGATCCGGTCTGGGGCTGTCGATCGTGCAGCGGGTCGTCGACGCCCACGGCGGCCGGGCCACCGTCGCCCGCTCCGCACGCGGTGGCGCGCTGCTTCGGGTCGGCCTTCCGGCCGCGGCCCCGCCCGCCCCGATCGCGCGGCTCACCGCCGGGGAGGACACCGCGGCGCGCTGA
- a CDS encoding MMPL family transporter, with translation MAVNAAPSGEAPAGRLAGRWVPWLVIGLWLVLAVGMVPLSGKLSSVTTDSAVDTLPASAESTKVAALDDKLPGGEDNTFVFVYHRAGGMTDADRATVERHYDTLTKKYPPKGTAAAGEDDEGSPMSRSADREAMVFTLDVNMSYGPPEDLVGPVRDAAKDRPSGLELDVTGPGAIDGDMDAVFDGIDTQVLLTTMIVVTLLLIITYRSPVLWIIPLLAVGAAALTSMGTVYLLVKGFNIVVNDQNSALLTILVFGVGTDYALLLIARYREALHHHENVRVAMVHALRGAAPAIIASAATVVAGLLCLLVADLNSTSGLGPIGAAGILCALVAMLTLFPAVLVVLGRRVFWPAIPRFSTAVQEKPGLWGRLGTAINRRRWMATLGSLGVLGVLALGLAGNTGALREQDQFLNTPESVNGFTVLREHFPEFGGQPMTIFTRPAHQERVLDVVKDTRGVAEAVPEQTSGGWATISVTPKDAPDTTAEYDTIKRVRTAVHAVSGAEAIVGGPSAENLDTEVTTVRDEKLVIPLVLIVVLIILGLLLRAILAPLVMMTTVVISFAAAFGGSVFFFDTVLGFKGIDSSVPLLAFLFLVALGVDYNIFLASRAREETLRLGTREGMLKALSATGGVITSAGLVLAATFAVLATLPLVMLVEVGFLVAFGVLLDALLVRSVLVPALTLLIGRRMWWPSRLSHPAAELPDGQQPLADDKEPALQR, from the coding sequence ATGGCAGTCAACGCAGCGCCGTCCGGGGAAGCGCCGGCCGGTCGGTTGGCAGGCCGGTGGGTGCCATGGTTGGTGATTGGCTTGTGGCTGGTGCTGGCGGTGGGCATGGTGCCGCTGAGCGGAAAGTTGAGCTCGGTCACCACCGACAGTGCCGTGGACACCCTGCCGGCCAGTGCCGAGTCCACCAAGGTGGCGGCGCTGGACGACAAGCTCCCCGGTGGTGAGGACAACACGTTCGTCTTCGTGTACCACCGCGCCGGCGGCATGACCGACGCCGACCGCGCGACGGTCGAGCGCCACTACGACACCCTTACCAAGAAGTACCCGCCGAAGGGGACAGCGGCGGCCGGCGAGGACGACGAGGGCTCACCGATGAGCCGCTCCGCCGACCGCGAGGCGATGGTGTTCACCCTCGATGTGAACATGTCCTACGGCCCACCGGAGGACCTCGTCGGCCCGGTACGTGACGCCGCGAAGGACCGCCCCTCCGGCCTGGAACTCGACGTGACCGGCCCGGGCGCGATCGACGGCGACATGGATGCCGTCTTCGACGGCATCGACACGCAGGTCCTCCTCACCACCATGATCGTCGTCACGCTCCTGCTCATCATCACCTACCGCAGCCCGGTGTTGTGGATCATCCCGCTGCTGGCTGTCGGTGCGGCCGCACTGACCTCGATGGGCACCGTCTACCTGCTCGTCAAGGGCTTCAACATCGTGGTCAACGACCAGAACTCGGCGCTGCTGACGATCCTGGTGTTCGGCGTCGGCACGGACTACGCGCTGTTGCTCATCGCTCGATACCGGGAGGCACTGCACCACCATGAGAACGTCCGGGTCGCGATGGTCCACGCGCTACGCGGCGCGGCGCCGGCCATCATCGCGTCCGCGGCCACCGTGGTCGCCGGCCTGCTCTGCCTGCTCGTCGCGGACCTGAACAGCACCAGCGGGCTGGGCCCGATCGGTGCGGCCGGCATCCTGTGCGCGCTGGTGGCCATGCTGACGCTGTTCCCGGCGGTGCTCGTGGTGCTCGGCAGGCGGGTCTTCTGGCCGGCCATCCCGCGGTTCAGCACGGCCGTGCAGGAGAAGCCGGGGCTGTGGGGACGGCTCGGCACCGCCATCAACCGCCGCCGGTGGATGGCGACGCTCGGCTCGCTCGGAGTCCTCGGCGTGCTCGCCCTCGGGCTGGCGGGCAACACCGGCGCCCTGCGGGAGCAGGACCAGTTCCTGAACACGCCGGAGTCGGTCAACGGCTTCACCGTTCTCCGCGAGCACTTCCCGGAGTTCGGCGGCCAGCCGATGACGATCTTCACGCGGCCGGCGCACCAGGAGCGGGTGCTCGACGTCGTCAAGGACACTCGCGGTGTGGCCGAGGCCGTCCCGGAGCAGACCAGCGGTGGCTGGGCCACCATCTCCGTGACCCCGAAGGACGCGCCGGACACCACCGCGGAGTACGACACGATCAAGCGGGTACGCACCGCCGTGCACGCGGTGAGCGGGGCTGAGGCGATCGTCGGCGGGCCGAGTGCGGAGAACCTCGACACCGAGGTGACCACCGTGCGCGACGAGAAGCTGGTGATCCCGCTGGTGCTCATCGTCGTCCTGATCATCCTCGGGCTGCTGCTGCGCGCGATCCTGGCCCCGCTGGTCATGATGACCACCGTGGTCATCTCATTCGCCGCGGCCTTCGGCGGCAGCGTGTTCTTCTTCGACACGGTTCTCGGGTTCAAGGGCATCGACTCTTCGGTGCCGCTGCTGGCATTCCTGTTCCTGGTGGCGCTCGGCGTCGACTACAACATCTTCCTGGCCAGCCGGGCCCGGGAGGAGACCCTGCGTCTCGGCACCAGAGAGGGCATGCTCAAAGCCCTTTCGGCCACCGGTGGCGTCATCACCTCGGCAGGCCTGGTCCTGGCGGCCACGTTCGCGGTCCTCGCCACACTTCCGCTGGTGATGCTGGTCGAGGTCGGGTTCCTGGTCGCCTTCGGCGTGCTGCTCGATGCCCTGCTGGTGCGGTCGGTCCTGGTGCCCGCCCTCACCTTGCTGATCGGCCGGCGGATGTGGTGGCCGAGCCGGCTGTCCCATCCAGCGGCGGAGCTGCCGGACGGTCAACAGCCGCTCGCCGACGACAAGGAGCCCGCGCTGCAACGGTGA
- a CDS encoding TetR/AcrR family transcriptional regulator — MKIPEAGVEVVPAAPPVGRRERKRQQARDQLYAAALHLFVTQGYEATTMDQIAETADVARATVFNYFSQKVGFLEEWGVRRRARVNEILGSQRAEDLPVGDRLRRYLKEMADLNVASRAETTVLMDASARYGSLLQDPSLEIELARIVEQGQQRREIRADVGCDQAGQLLAACYFTTILRWIREEPAPFDLHERLTGALDIILPGLLVGEAA; from the coding sequence ATGAAGATCCCGGAGGCAGGAGTCGAAGTCGTGCCCGCAGCGCCGCCCGTCGGACGCCGGGAACGCAAGCGACAGCAGGCGCGCGACCAGCTCTACGCCGCGGCGCTGCACTTGTTCGTCACCCAGGGGTACGAGGCGACGACCATGGACCAGATCGCCGAAACCGCCGACGTCGCCCGGGCCACCGTCTTCAACTACTTCTCACAGAAGGTCGGGTTCCTCGAGGAATGGGGAGTCCGTCGCCGCGCTCGCGTCAACGAGATCCTCGGCTCCCAGCGCGCCGAGGACCTGCCGGTCGGAGACCGGCTGCGCCGTTACCTGAAGGAGATGGCCGACCTCAACGTCGCCTCCCGCGCCGAGACCACCGTCCTGATGGACGCCTCCGCGCGGTATGGCAGCCTCCTTCAGGATCCGTCTCTGGAGATCGAACTCGCCAGGATCGTCGAACAGGGTCAGCAGCGCAGGGAGATCAGGGCGGACGTCGGCTGCGACCAGGCCGGACAACTGCTGGCCGCCTGCTACTTCACGACAATCCTGCGCTGGATCCGAGAAGAGCCGGCCCCCTTCGACCTCCACGAGCGACTCACAGGGGCGCTCGACATCATCCTGCCGGGGCTCCTCGTCGGCGAAGCGGCCTGA
- a CDS encoding response regulator transcription factor, with protein sequence MRIMIADDEAAIRDSLERVLQVEGYDTSTVANGLAVLDGVGGAGGDTLDLLILDVMMPRLGGLETCRRLRAAGRDLPVLMLTARDQVSDRVAGLDAGADDYLPKPFATEELLARVRALLRRRTPTDEESHILSFADVRLDPDRFEAWRGARPLRLTRTEFSLLQVLVRNATRVVTRNALFEAIWGFGMSSTANNLQVYVSYLRRKMEAEGEPRLIYTLRGLGYTLRETPP encoded by the coding sequence GTGCGGATCATGATCGCGGATGATGAAGCGGCCATCCGGGATTCGCTGGAGCGGGTGCTCCAGGTCGAGGGTTACGACACCAGCACCGTCGCCAACGGTCTCGCCGTGCTCGACGGGGTCGGTGGGGCCGGCGGTGACACGCTGGACCTGCTGATCCTCGACGTGATGATGCCCCGCCTCGGCGGGTTGGAGACCTGCCGGCGGTTGCGGGCCGCGGGTCGGGATCTGCCGGTGCTGATGCTGACCGCCCGTGACCAGGTCTCCGACCGGGTCGCGGGGCTGGACGCGGGCGCCGACGACTACCTGCCCAAGCCGTTCGCCACCGAGGAGTTACTGGCCCGGGTGCGGGCCCTGCTGCGCCGGCGCACGCCGACCGACGAGGAGTCGCACATCCTGTCGTTCGCCGACGTCCGGCTCGATCCCGACAGGTTCGAGGCGTGGCGGGGCGCGCGGCCGCTGCGCCTGACCCGGACCGAGTTCTCCCTCTTGCAGGTCCTCGTGCGCAACGCGACCCGGGTCGTGACGCGCAACGCGCTGTTCGAGGCGATCTGGGGCTTCGGCATGAGCTCCACCGCCAACAACCTCCAGGTATACGTGAGCTACCTGCGCCGCAAGATGGAGGCCGAGGGTGAGCCGCGATTGATCTACACGCTGCGCGGCCTGGGATACACGTTGCGGGAGACTCCTCCGTGA
- a CDS encoding MFS transporter, with protein MVSVPAYDPSAAPSSSDTPPAATARHTRTIIAGCLAVCLAQIGLVLPAAINGVMQRTLHASGGELTWISDAFLVPAAVLALTFGVVGDLYGRKKLVVGAALVSAVGYLVSATSDSAAQLITGQAISGIGAAALFPASLSMITAVTTTPAARAKGLASWTTALSLGAFLAPLMSGGIVEHASFQWAFGVTGVLAVITAVGAWLLATESSAPEGRSLDWPGQIAIAVAMLTLLYGIIQGPSDGWSSTPVVASFVAFAVFIVAFVLVESRSAAPMLRLELFRIPAFAASAAMAVIGMFGFLGGAYDLSIRLGVIQHQGPFQAAVPFLIIQGVTPLIWPLLVRMLHRVGPGPMLVTGFVSLAGAQLWLRAVPIHESGLIPLLGPLVLNGVGFGLVVAALTAAAVNVVPPKLTGMAGATTSLVRDLGQTLGPAIIGAVALGMAARQITGSLADAGLTPKEHGIASAVLHEGGPLALHTADLGPLSAKLAPYTTEALARGYNNGLILTAVACLAAAAIAAVFVGFGRSGTMSAETEGSAA; from the coding sequence ATGGTCTCCGTCCCCGCCTACGACCCATCCGCCGCCCCGTCGTCGTCCGACACCCCACCGGCCGCCACGGCACGCCACACCCGCACGATCATCGCCGGCTGTCTGGCCGTCTGCCTGGCCCAGATCGGACTGGTCCTGCCCGCCGCGATCAACGGCGTCATGCAGCGCACCCTCCATGCGTCCGGCGGAGAACTGACCTGGATCAGTGACGCCTTCCTGGTGCCCGCCGCCGTCCTCGCGCTGACCTTCGGCGTCGTGGGCGACCTGTACGGCCGTAAGAAACTGGTGGTGGGCGCGGCACTGGTGTCCGCCGTCGGCTACCTGGTGTCCGCCACCTCGGACTCGGCAGCCCAGCTGATCACCGGGCAGGCGATCTCCGGCATCGGAGCCGCCGCGCTCTTCCCCGCCTCCTTGTCCATGATCACCGCGGTCACGACCACCCCGGCCGCACGGGCCAAGGGGCTGGCCTCCTGGACCACGGCCCTGTCGCTCGGCGCCTTCCTCGCCCCGCTGATGTCCGGCGGGATCGTCGAACACGCCTCCTTCCAGTGGGCGTTCGGCGTGACCGGCGTGCTCGCCGTGATCACCGCAGTGGGTGCCTGGCTGCTGGCCACCGAGTCCAGCGCCCCCGAGGGCCGCTCGCTCGACTGGCCGGGCCAGATCGCCATCGCCGTGGCCATGCTCACCCTGCTGTACGGCATCATCCAGGGCCCCTCCGACGGCTGGAGCTCGACACCCGTCGTCGCGTCCTTCGTCGCCTTCGCCGTGTTCATCGTCGCGTTCGTGCTGGTGGAGAGCCGCAGCGCGGCCCCGATGCTGCGCCTGGAGCTGTTCCGTATCCCGGCCTTCGCCGCGTCGGCCGCGATGGCGGTGATCGGCATGTTCGGCTTCCTCGGCGGCGCGTACGACCTGAGCATCCGACTCGGCGTCATCCAACACCAGGGCCCCTTCCAGGCCGCAGTGCCCTTCCTGATCATCCAAGGCGTCACCCCGCTCATCTGGCCGCTGCTGGTCCGGATGCTGCACCGGGTGGGCCCAGGCCCCATGCTCGTCACCGGGTTCGTCTCGCTGGCCGGAGCCCAACTGTGGCTGCGGGCGGTGCCGATCCACGAAAGCGGCCTGATCCCCCTGCTCGGGCCGCTGGTGCTCAACGGTGTCGGCTTCGGTCTGGTCGTCGCCGCCCTCACCGCCGCCGCCGTGAACGTCGTACCGCCCAAGCTGACCGGCATGGCGGGCGCCACCACCAGCCTGGTCCGCGACCTCGGCCAGACCCTCGGCCCCGCCATCATCGGCGCCGTCGCCCTCGGCATGGCCGCACGTCAGATCACCGGCAGCCTCGCCGACGCGGGCCTGACCCCCAAGGAGCACGGCATCGCCTCCGCCGTCCTGCACGAGGGCGGCCCGCTCGCGCTGCACACCGCCGACCTCGGTCCGCTCAGCGCCAAGCTCGCCCCGTACACCACGGAGGCACTTGCCCGCGGCTACAACAACGGACTGATCCTCACCGCCGTCGCCTGTCTGGCCGCCGCTGCGATCGCCGCCGTCTTCGTCGGCTTCGGGCGCAGCGGCACGATGTCGGCCGAGACCGAGGGGAGCGCGGCATGA
- a CDS encoding fumarylacetoacetate hydrolase family protein — protein sequence MRFATFVHDGKRQPGVVAGDQVHPLEHPVELLDLVMEGEQPLRGAGERALTGSLPLPLADVRLLPPLPPPTVRDYMTFEGHVAGIAQGYGDTVPDEWYEAPAFYFTNPYSVIGAHDDVPVPPGCARFDFELEVAAVIGKPGRDLTLDQAREHILGYTILNDWSARDLQGREMRVKLGPAKAKDTATTLGPWLVTADELEPHRNPEGFLDLALTVQVNGETVGQDRLANMAWTFEEMAAYASRGTWIRPGDVLGSGTCGNGGCLAELWGRGGTFEPPPLVPGDIVTMTVEGIGTISNTVVEGVAPVPVPSARRRQ from the coding sequence ATGAGGTTCGCGACCTTCGTGCACGACGGGAAACGGCAGCCGGGAGTTGTCGCCGGCGACCAGGTCCACCCGCTCGAACACCCCGTCGAACTACTGGATCTGGTCATGGAGGGCGAGCAGCCCCTGCGCGGGGCGGGCGAACGCGCCCTGACCGGCTCCCTGCCGCTGCCCCTGGCCGACGTACGGCTGCTGCCACCGCTGCCACCGCCGACCGTACGTGACTACATGACCTTCGAAGGCCATGTCGCGGGCATCGCCCAGGGATACGGCGACACCGTGCCCGACGAGTGGTACGAAGCCCCCGCGTTCTACTTCACCAACCCGTACTCGGTGATCGGCGCCCACGACGACGTGCCGGTGCCGCCGGGTTGCGCACGCTTCGACTTCGAACTCGAAGTGGCCGCCGTCATCGGCAAGCCCGGCCGGGACCTGACCCTCGACCAGGCACGCGAGCACATCCTCGGCTACACGATCCTCAACGACTGGTCCGCCCGCGACCTGCAAGGCCGCGAGATGAGGGTCAAACTCGGCCCGGCCAAGGCCAAGGACACGGCAACCACCCTCGGCCCCTGGCTCGTCACCGCCGACGAACTCGAACCCCACCGCAACCCGGAGGGGTTCCTCGACCTCGCCCTGACCGTCCAGGTCAACGGCGAGACCGTCGGCCAGGACCGACTGGCCAACATGGCCTGGACGTTCGAGGAGATGGCGGCGTACGCCTCCCGCGGCACCTGGATCCGCCCCGGCGACGTCCTGGGCTCCGGCACCTGCGGCAACGGCGGCTGCCTGGCCGAACTCTGGGGCCGCGGCGGCACCTTCGAACCCCCGCCGCTCGTCCCCGGCGACATCGTCACCATGACGGTCGAGGGCATCGGCACCATCAGCAACACCGTCGTCGAGGGCGTCGCCCCGGTGCCCGTGCCATCCGCCCGCCGCAGGCAGTGA
- a CDS encoding aromatic-ring hydroxylase C-terminal domain-containing protein, whose translation MRGVGLLLDLVDRAEVRDAVAAWIGRVDTVTARTDRVDVDALLIRPDGCVARALPTGQDLDAATLVRALGTWFGQPA comes from the coding sequence GTGAGGGGCGTTGGGCTCCTGCTCGACCTCGTCGACCGCGCGGAGGTCCGCGACGCCGTGGCCGCGTGGATTGGACGGGTCGACACCGTCACCGCCCGCACGGACCGGGTGGACGTCGACGCGTTGCTCATCCGGCCCGACGGCTGTGTCGCCCGGGCCTTGCCCACCGGGCAGGACCTCGACGCCGCCACGCTGGTGCGTGCGCTGGGCACATGGTTCGGCCAACCGGCCTGA
- a CDS encoding KUP/HAK/KT family potassium transporter, with product MHRGEPTLQPSYALGLLVGRWGTAFFALGRHRLAVAGAEALYTDMRHFGSRGGAVAFVALSVGRSIRCARVRDPSPGRGDRPAPVRVPPAPPT from the coding sequence TTGCACAGAGGTGAACCCACCCTTCAGCCGTCCTACGCCCTGGGCCTACTGGTGGGCCGCTGGGGCACGGCCTTCTTCGCCCTTGGCCGCCATCGTCTCGCGGTGGCCGGCGCCGAGGCGCTCTACACCGACATGAGGCACTTCGGCTCCCGGGGAGGTGCCGTTGCCTTCGTGGCGCTGAGCGTCGGCAGGTCAATCCGCTGCGCGCGAGTTCGAGACCCCTCTCCGGGCCGGGGTGACCGTCCGGCGCCGGTTCGAGTCCCACCCGCCCCACCTACGTAG
- a CDS encoding MBL fold metallo-hydrolase: MASRTGCVELGHGCYAWIAGDAGWGMSNAGLITGRGESLLVDTLYDLRLTETMLDALTPLTATAPIATVVNTHGNGDHWFGNQLVAHAEIIAARGSVADMRQVGPAEMLALTGMDSPAGHFARRIFGSFDYTGIEPALPNRIFDGESVLDIGGAEVRLIDVGPAHSAGDTIVHVPQARTVYTGDIVFAGAAPVVWHGPFTRWLAACDLLLGLDADIVVPGHGPVTTKQTVREIRDYLEYVHEQATARFTTGMPVMDAARDIRLGRFADLHESERLAVNVHTVYRELDPALPPLDGPGLFGCMAELCPRV; the protein is encoded by the coding sequence GTGGCATCCCGAACAGGCTGTGTCGAACTCGGACACGGCTGTTACGCCTGGATCGCGGGCGATGCCGGATGGGGCATGAGCAACGCCGGACTGATCACCGGCCGGGGCGAGTCACTGCTCGTCGACACCCTCTACGACCTGCGGCTGACCGAGACCATGCTCGACGCGCTGACGCCGCTGACCGCCACCGCGCCGATCGCCACCGTGGTCAACACCCATGGCAACGGCGACCACTGGTTCGGCAACCAGCTCGTGGCCCACGCCGAGATCATCGCGGCCCGCGGGTCCGTGGCGGACATGCGCCAGGTGGGTCCGGCCGAGATGCTGGCGCTGACCGGCATGGACAGTCCCGCCGGACACTTCGCGCGACGGATCTTCGGCAGCTTCGACTACACGGGCATCGAACCCGCACTGCCGAACCGGATCTTCGACGGCGAGAGCGTCCTGGACATCGGCGGCGCCGAGGTCCGCCTCATCGACGTGGGCCCCGCGCACAGCGCCGGGGACACGATCGTGCACGTGCCGCAGGCCCGGACGGTCTACACCGGCGACATCGTCTTCGCCGGGGCGGCGCCGGTCGTCTGGCACGGCCCCTTCACCCGCTGGCTCGCCGCCTGCGACCTGTTGCTCGGCCTCGACGCGGACATCGTCGTACCCGGCCACGGCCCTGTCACCACCAAACAGACGGTCCGTGAGATCCGCGACTACCTCGAATACGTCCATGAGCAGGCCACCGCCCGGTTCACCACCGGCATGCCGGTCATGGACGCGGCACGCGACATCCGCCTCGGCCGCTTCGCCGACCTGCACGAGAGCGAACGCCTCGCCGTCAACGTGCATACCGTCTACCGGGAGCTCGACCCCGCGCTGCCCCCACTCGACGGCCCCGGGCTGTTCGGCTGCATGGCCGAGCTCTGCCCCCGCGTCTGA